A stretch of the Vitis riparia cultivar Riparia Gloire de Montpellier isolate 1030 chromosome 13, EGFV_Vit.rip_1.0, whole genome shotgun sequence genome encodes the following:
- the LOC117927715 gene encoding uncharacterized protein LOC117927715: MATSSSDSFPIAINATQQITARLTPTNFPSWHAQFESLLFGYNFFGYVDGTHTCPPLSTSTDAAATTAHHLWFRQDKLILSAILTSVSPAVIPLIAISKTSYQAWTKLAKLYASRSRTRVMQLKEDLTLMQHGNRSITEYLHSVKTIADEFALIDAPLSQDDITLYVLHGLGSDFRDIVALIRARESSLSFEELHDLLLGHEAYLRRLDSTAQSLVVTANTTQRRDSRSSKNQSSSTYQQSKNDSRSKSR, translated from the coding sequence ATGGCCACTTCTTCCTCTGATAGTTTTCCAATAGCCATCAATGCCACCCAGCAAATTACTGCACGTCTCACACCAACCAACTTCCCTTCATGGCATGCTCAATTTGAGTCTCTCCTCTTCGGCTATAACTTCTTTGGCTATGTCGATGGCACTCATACCTGCCCACCCCTATCGACGTCAACTGATGCAGCTGCCACTACAGCTCATCACCTTTGGTTCCGTCAGGACAAACTTATTCTAAGTGCAATTCTGACTTCAGTGTCCCCCGCTGTGATACCACTCATAGCAATCTCAAAGACGTCATATCAAGCCTGGACTAAACTGGCAAAACTGTATGCTAGTCGATCCAGGACTCGTGTCATGCAGCTCAAAGAGGATCTCACCCTCATGCAACATGGCAATCGCAGCATTACAGAGTACCTACACTCTGTAAAAACCATTGCCGATGAGTTTGCTCTCATCGATGCCCCATTATCTCAAGATGACATCACCCTATATGTTCTTCATGGCTTAGGATCAGATTTTCGTGACATTGTTGCCCTGATTCGAGCCCGAGAGTCTTCACTCTCATTTGAAGAATTACATGATCTGTTACTTGGTCATGAGGCATATCTTCGAAGGCTTGACTCCACTGCTCAATCCTTGGTAGTTACTGCCAATACCACTCAACGCAGGGACTCACGCTCCTCAAAGAATCAGTCTTCCTCCACTTATCAACAATCCAAGAATGACTCCAGATCAAAGTCTCGATAG